One Hordeum vulgare subsp. vulgare chromosome 4H, MorexV3_pseudomolecules_assembly, whole genome shotgun sequence DNA window includes the following coding sequences:
- the LOC123450222 gene encoding uncharacterized protein At1g28695-like: MVIGKKNADGPIQRSCQLRLLCARETYSTLLLLVSVAAVCLLVVAGTYVLSSPADVDGKMEQSFFNILPRRSAAGASDDGELEAALRGAADANRTLILSVLNKAYAEEGGLLDLFIDSLKQGKGTGHLIGHVLLVAMDEPAFRRCSGLGGVRCYLLPPAAATNSTSLSSEQLYMSDGFIRMMWRRIRLLGDVLKHGYSFIFTDMDVMWLRNPFPSLNRTGEEDLLISTDGFKGRPHDYLGHELNTGFFFVEASNRTAALFDEWHAAREVSEGMKEQDVLNQMKQQGAFRRLGVRVRVLDTARFSGFCQDSRDARQVATVHANCCRTMRAKVADLKAVLGAAKQLNGTTGRLKWPRHSACLRSWRK; this comes from the exons ATGGTGATCGGCAAAAAAAATGCGGATGGTCCGATCCAACGGTCATGCCAACTCCGTCTGCTCTGCGCGCGGGAGACGTACTCCACATTGCTCCTTCTGGTATCCGTCGCCGCCGTCTGCCTCCTCGTCGTGGCTGGCACATACGTGCTATCTTCTCCGGCCGACGTCGACGGCAAGATGGAGCAGAGCTTCTTCAACATACTGCCTCGACGATCAGCG GCCGGCGCCTCGGACGACGGTGAACTGGAGGCGGCGCTGCGCGGCGCGGCCGACGCGAACAGGACGCTTATCTTGAGCGTGCTGAACAAGGCGTACGCCGAGGAGGGCGGCCTGCTGGACCTTTTCATCGACAGCCTGAAGCAAGGGAAGGGCACCGGGCATCTCATCGgccacgtcctcctcgtcgccATGGACGAACCGGCCTTCCGCAGGTGCAGTGGCCTCGGCGGCGTCCGGTGCTACCTGCTCCCCCCGGCGGCCGCGACCAATAGCACTAGCCTCTCCTCGGAGCAGCTGTACATGTCGGATGGCTTCATACgcatgatgtggcggcgcattCGCCTCCTCGGCGACGTCCTCAAGCACGGCTACAGCTTCATATTCACC GATATGGATGTGATGTGGCTGAGGAACCCCTTCCCGAGCCTGAACCGGACCGGGGAGGAAGACCTCCTGATCAGCACCGACGGGTTCAAGGGACGGCCGCACGACTACCTCGGCCACGAGCTCAACACCGggttcttcttcgtggaggcgaGCAACCGGACGGCGGCGCTGTTCGACGAGTGGCACGCGGCACGGGAGGTGTCGGAGGGCATGAAGGAGCAGGATGTGCTGAACCAGATGAAGCAGCAAGGCGCGTTCCGCCGGCTCGGCGTGAGGGTGCGCGTCCTGGACACGGCGCGCTTCAGCGGCTTCTGCCAGGACAGCCGGGACGCCCGGCAGGTGGCCACTGTGCACGCCAACTGCTGCCGGACCATGCGGGCCAAGGTCGCCGACCTCAAGGCCGTTCTTGGCGCCGCCAAACAGCTCAACGGGACGACGGGGCGGCTGAAGTGGCCTCGTCATTCAGCCTGCCTGAGATCGTGGAGGAAGTGA